The following coding sequences lie in one Numida meleagris isolate 19003 breed g44 Domestic line chromosome Z, NumMel1.0, whole genome shotgun sequence genomic window:
- the LOC110389294 gene encoding uncharacterized protein LOC110389294 isoform X2, producing the protein MTARLLPSPSWDTMELFRLSLSCICLLPWLEVAEGQGFLIRNTRLEKCIHVSHHEAGSIGLAECMPHSQQQWWSWDPTTGTITSLQTKQCLSAHKMREYALAKMEPCGNREHQVWACSKKGHLTLQSLGFHLSTKDGGHKVFVSREKDKFSRWKTLEDETICAAAQRAVLRPAEPMRGVIDTRVWTYETKTIDSSKTDAMEWESSVGLTDPPLVNKLNSTVVPVRTKQAYLQEHEDVSYNHSKKHHGNRGKTTGARLAGTNWKTAMLVLSPLAFILGLIILTLNVHYNKKKKILSALKNPPGSSSRADLRETSPLGRCPQPYLPPSRSPSLRHGEILIEWKDGTVTPLFDNANYQVD; encoded by the exons atgaCAGCGAGGCTCCTTCCCAGCCCGAGTTGGGATACAATGGAACTTTTCAGGCTGAGTCTGAGTTGCATTTGCCTCCTGCCTTGGCTTGAGG TAGCAGAGGGACAAGGCTTCCTCATCAGGAACACTCGGCTGGAAAAGTGCATCCATGTCTCCCACCACGAGGCTGGCAGCATCGGCCTGGCTGAGTGCATGCCGcactcccagcagcagtggtggAGCTGGGACCCCACCACTGGGACCATCACCAGCCTCCAGACCAAGCAGTGCTTGTCAGCCCACAAGATGCGGGAGTATGCCCTGGCCAAGATGGAGCCCTGTGGGAACAGGGAACACCAAGTGTGGGCCTGCAGCAAGAAGGGGCACTTGACTCTGCAAAGCTTGGGCTTCCACCTCAGCACCAAGGATGGGGGCCACAAGGTCTTTGTCTCGAGGGAGAAGGACAAATTCAGCAGGTGGAAGACTTTGGAGGATGAAAccatctgtgctgctgcccagagagccgTTCTGAGGCCTGCTGAACCAATGCGAGGAGTTATAGACACGCGGGTGTGGACATATGAAA CTAAAACCATCGATTCATCAAAGACTGATGCCATGGAGTGGGAATCTTCTGTGGGCTTGACTGACCCACCTCTGGTGAATAAATTGAACAGCACGGTGGTTCCTGTGAGGACCAAACAGGCATACCTCCAAGAACATGAGG ATGTGTCATACAATCACTCTAAAAAGCATCATGGAAATCGAGGGAAAACCACTGGGGCTAGGCTCGCAG GCACCAACTGGAAGACAGCAATGCTAGTCCTCAGCCCCTTGGCATTCATTCTGGGATTAATAATACTGACACTCAATGTTCATTACAACAA gaagaagaaaatcctctctgctctgaagaaccccccaggcagcagcagcagagctgacttACGGGAGACGTCTCCCTTAGGAAGATGCCCCCAGCCATACCTTCCACCATCTCGTTCCCCTTCCTTGCGGCATGGAGAGATACTCATTGAGTGGAAGGACGGAACTGTCACTCCTCTTTTTGACAATGCCAACTATCAGGTGGACTAG
- the NUDT2 gene encoding bis(5'-nucleosyl)-tetraphosphatase [asymmetrical] has product MAVRACGLIIYRRLQPSPSSKAADSIEYLLLQTSYGTHHWTPPKGHVDPGEDDLQTAFRETQEEAGLQASQLTLVEGYRKELHYPVHGKPKTVVYWLAEVKDCNTEIKLSEEHQAFRWLKLEDACKFAEYEDMQATLRDVHQFLSSNK; this is encoded by the exons ATGGCTGTAAGAGCATGTGGCTTGATAATCTACAGAAGACTGCAGCCATCACCGTCTTCTAAGGCTGCTGACAGTATTGAATACCTCCTGCTTCAGACATCTTATGGGACCCATCACTGGACGCCCCCCAAAG GCCATGTGGATCCAGGAGAGGACGACTTGCAGACAGCCTTCAGGGAAACACAGGAAGAGGCAGGTCTTCAGGCCAGTCAGCTCACTCTTGTAGAAGGGTACAGGAAAGAACTGCACTATCCTGTCCATGGCAAACCCAAGACTGTTGTTTACTGGCTGGCAGAGGTGAAGGATTGTAACACAGAAATCAAACTCTCGGAGGAGCACCAGGCTTTCCGCTGGCTGAAGCTGGAGGATGCTTGCAAATTTGCAGAATATGAGGACATGCAAGCAACACTGAGAGATGTGCATCAGTTTCTCAGCTCCAACAAATAA
- the LOC110389294 gene encoding uncharacterized protein LOC110389294 isoform X1, with product MVYVAKPTQERSGGLHLPSQGFYSAWRSDVFALEMYHIKPCSGCTAVAEGQGFLIRNTRLEKCIHVSHHEAGSIGLAECMPHSQQQWWSWDPTTGTITSLQTKQCLSAHKMREYALAKMEPCGNREHQVWACSKKGHLTLQSLGFHLSTKDGGHKVFVSREKDKFSRWKTLEDETICAAAQRAVLRPAEPMRGVIDTRVWTYETKTIDSSKTDAMEWESSVGLTDPPLVNKLNSTVVPVRTKQAYLQEHEDVSYNHSKKHHGNRGKTTGARLAGTNWKTAMLVLSPLAFILGLIILTLNVHYNKKKKILSALKNPPGSSSRADLRETSPLGRCPQPYLPPSRSPSLRHGEILIEWKDGTVTPLFDNANYQVD from the exons ATGGTTTATGTAGCCAAGCCCACCCAGGAAAGGTCTGGTGGGTTACATCTCCCTTCCCAGGGCTTTTACAGTGCTTGGCGCTCCGATGTGTTTGCCTTGGAGATGTACCATATTAAACCGTGCTCTGGTTGTACTGCAGTAGCAGAGGGACAAGGCTTCCTCATCAGGAACACTCGGCTGGAAAAGTGCATCCATGTCTCCCACCACGAGGCTGGCAGCATCGGCCTGGCTGAGTGCATGCCGcactcccagcagcagtggtggAGCTGGGACCCCACCACTGGGACCATCACCAGCCTCCAGACCAAGCAGTGCTTGTCAGCCCACAAGATGCGGGAGTATGCCCTGGCCAAGATGGAGCCCTGTGGGAACAGGGAACACCAAGTGTGGGCCTGCAGCAAGAAGGGGCACTTGACTCTGCAAAGCTTGGGCTTCCACCTCAGCACCAAGGATGGGGGCCACAAGGTCTTTGTCTCGAGGGAGAAGGACAAATTCAGCAGGTGGAAGACTTTGGAGGATGAAAccatctgtgctgctgcccagagagccgTTCTGAGGCCTGCTGAACCAATGCGAGGAGTTATAGACACGCGGGTGTGGACATATGAAA CTAAAACCATCGATTCATCAAAGACTGATGCCATGGAGTGGGAATCTTCTGTGGGCTTGACTGACCCACCTCTGGTGAATAAATTGAACAGCACGGTGGTTCCTGTGAGGACCAAACAGGCATACCTCCAAGAACATGAGG ATGTGTCATACAATCACTCTAAAAAGCATCATGGAAATCGAGGGAAAACCACTGGGGCTAGGCTCGCAG GCACCAACTGGAAGACAGCAATGCTAGTCCTCAGCCCCTTGGCATTCATTCTGGGATTAATAATACTGACACTCAATGTTCATTACAACAA gaagaagaaaatcctctctgctctgaagaaccccccaggcagcagcagcagagctgacttACGGGAGACGTCTCCCTTAGGAAGATGCCCCCAGCCATACCTTCCACCATCTCGTTCCCCTTCCTTGCGGCATGGAGAGATACTCATTGAGTGGAAGGACGGAACTGTCACTCCTCTTTTTGACAATGCCAACTATCAGGTGGACTAG